One genomic region from Cellulomonas hominis encodes:
- the trxA gene encoding thioredoxin, whose translation MTTVNLTSETFFPTVRSDGIVLVDFWASWCGPCRMFAPVFEQASSTHADIVFAKVDTQAEQDLAAQAAITSIPTLMAFRDGVLVFAQAGALPAAELDKVIAAVRDLDMDEVSAQLSEQDREVAR comes from the coding sequence ATGACGACGGTCAATCTGACATCCGAGACCTTCTTCCCGACAGTGCGCAGCGACGGCATCGTGCTGGTGGACTTCTGGGCCTCCTGGTGCGGACCGTGCCGGATGTTCGCCCCGGTGTTCGAACAGGCCTCGTCGACGCACGCGGACATCGTGTTCGCGAAGGTCGACACCCAAGCCGAGCAGGATCTCGCCGCGCAGGCTGCGATCACCTCGATCCCCACGCTCATGGCCTTCCGCGACGGCGTTCTCGTCTTCGCGCAGGCCGGCGCGCTGCCCGCAGCCGAGCTCGACAAGGTCATCGCGGCCGTGCGCGACCTGGACATGGACGAAGTCAGCGCCCAGCTCTCAGAGCAGGACCGGGAGGTGGCCCGGTGA
- a CDS encoding IS3 family transposase (programmed frameshift) has translation MARKSYSEEFRRQAVDLYESTPGATVRGIAADLGIVRGTLRHWLEVYGTGAKTAVDGSATPSPLRSKSAAASSTAPVGESPQERIARLEARVRELEVETTKLSTERAILQQAAKYFGRGDALVSRFQFVADNSATYPVKRLCELVQVERSSYYAWKAGAPARAERAAADARLEARIRKVHAADSTLGAPRVTAELNDDAPAGEQVNHKRVARVMRAAGIAGYVKKRRVRTTIPEPSGRKHPDLLKRDFTAPAPNRRYVGDITYLPIADGTNLYLATVIDCHSRRLVGWAVADHMRTELVEDALKAAAATRGTLAGALFHSDHGSVYCSKDYARVCARLGVTQSMGAVGSSADNAMAESFNATLKREVLQDDACWPDEPTCRRQVFRWLTRYNTRRRHSWCGYLSPTAYEARRAATLPIAA, from the exons ATGGCCAGGAAGAGCTACTCCGAGGAGTTCCGTCGTCAGGCCGTCGACTTGTACGAGTCCACTCCGGGCGCCACGGTGCGCGGGATCGCCGCGGACCTGGGCATCGTGCGCGGCACGCTGCGCCACTGGCTCGAGGTCTACGGCACGGGCGCCAAGACGGCCGTCGACGGGTCGGCGACGCCCAGCCCGTTGCGGTCCAAGAGCGCTGCGGCGAGCTCGACGGCGCCTGTCGGCGAGTCGCCGCAGGAGCGGATCGCCCGGCTCGAGGCCCGGGTCCGCGAGCTCGAGGTCGAGACGACCAAGCTGTCCACCGAGCGGGCGATCTTGCAGCAGGCGGCGAAGTATTTCG GCCGGGGAGACGCGCTGGTGAGTCGCTTCCAGTTCGTCGCCGACAACTCCGCCACCTACCCGGTGAAGCGACTGTGCGAGCTCGTGCAGGTCGAGCGCTCGTCCTACTACGCGTGGAAGGCTGGCGCGCCGGCGCGGGCCGAGCGCGCCGCGGCGGACGCTCGGCTCGAGGCACGGATCCGCAAGGTCCACGCCGCGGACAGCACGCTCGGCGCGCCGCGGGTCACGGCCGAGCTCAACGACGACGCGCCCGCCGGTGAGCAGGTCAACCACAAGCGCGTCGCCCGGGTGATGCGCGCGGCGGGTATCGCGGGCTACGTCAAGAAGCGTCGAGTGCGGACCACGATCCCCGAGCCGTCGGGCCGCAAGCACCCCGACCTGCTCAAGCGGGACTTCACCGCGCCGGCACCGAACCGGCGCTACGTCGGCGACATCACCTACCTGCCGATCGCCGACGGCACGAACCTCTACCTCGCCACGGTCATCGACTGCCACTCCCGCCGGCTCGTCGGGTGGGCAGTCGCCGACCACATGCGCACCGAGCTCGTCGAAGACGCGCTCAAGGCCGCCGCCGCGACCCGCGGCACCCTGGCCGGGGCGCTGTTCCACTCCGACCACGGGTCGGTCTACTGCTCGAAGGACTACGCCAGGGTCTGCGCGAGGCTCGGCGTGACCCAGTCGATGGGCGCCGTCGGGTCCTCGGCCGACAACGCGATGGCCGAGTCGTTCAACGCCACCCTCAAGCGCGAGGTCCTGCAAGACGACGCCTGCTGGCCCGACGAGCCAACCTGCCGCCGGCAGGTCTTCCGCTGGCTGACCCGCTACAACACCCGCCGCCGCCACTCCTGGTGCGGCTACCTGTCCCCGACCGCCTACGAGGCCCGCCGGGCCGCTACGCTGCCGATCGCCGCGTAA
- a CDS encoding ArsR/SmtB family transcription factor, with protein MTALPLTDVTAVAACCAPLTREPVTADEAEKLAGIFKAVADPARLRLLSIIASHDGGEACVCDLTEPLELSQPTVSHHLKVLVEAGLVTRDKRGRWAYFAVVPDALDALGKVLTTRHNPGSGKAGGCC; from the coding sequence ATGACCGCTCTGCCGCTCACCGACGTCACCGCCGTGGCCGCGTGCTGCGCCCCGCTCACCCGCGAGCCGGTCACCGCCGACGAGGCGGAGAAGCTGGCGGGGATCTTCAAGGCGGTCGCCGACCCGGCACGGCTGCGCCTGCTGTCGATCATCGCCAGCCACGACGGCGGGGAGGCGTGCGTGTGCGACCTGACCGAGCCGCTCGAGCTGTCCCAGCCCACCGTCTCCCACCACCTCAAGGTGCTCGTCGAGGCCGGGCTCGTCACCCGCGACAAACGGGGCAGGTGGGCCTACTTCGCCGTCGTCCCCGACGCGCTGGACGCCCTGGGCAAGGTCCTGACCACCCGGCACAACCCCGGAAGCGGCAAGGCAGGTGGTTGCTGCTGA
- a CDS encoding FAD-dependent oxidoreductase, translating into MANVSDPTTAHPPRRIVIVGGVAGGMSAAARARRLDERAEIVVLEQSEHVSFANCGLPYHLSGEIGRREDLLLHTPESLRAALRLDVRTGTRVTAIDRAARTVSVTAATGDDRIGYDALLLAPGAVAVRPPVDGLDHPAVHTLRTIPDLDALTARVAALPAGGPRRAVVVGAGFIGLEAVEALAARGLDVALVELADHVLPPLDAELAPLLADELLAHGVGLHLGVSATAITEAEDGAALVTLSDGTRLPAEVVVVNVGVRPASELARDAGLDLGARGAIRVDGDQRTSDPHIWAVGDAVEVVQAVTGDLGPVPLAGPANRQGRRAADAMLGRRTTRQAPVLGTAVVRVFGLTAAVTGASRAALRRAGIAHETVRVHPGHHAGYFPGAEQVHVLASFAPDGRLLGAQAVGRAGVDKRIDVLATALRAGMGADDLAELELAYAPPYGSAKDPVNMLGFVAQNVLDGTMPQWQPDDADDVLAGSLVLDVRTRAEYDRGHLDGAVHIPHTELRDRIDEVGPYPRFLDTGCDYAAIGSVAARRAS; encoded by the coding sequence ATGGCCAACGTGTCCGACCCCACCACCGCGCACCCTCCCCGTCGCATCGTGATCGTGGGCGGCGTGGCCGGCGGCATGAGCGCCGCCGCCCGCGCTCGCCGCCTGGACGAGCGCGCCGAGATCGTCGTCCTCGAGCAGTCCGAGCACGTGTCGTTCGCGAACTGCGGGCTCCCGTACCACCTGTCCGGCGAGATCGGGCGGCGCGAGGACCTGCTGCTGCACACGCCGGAGTCGCTGCGCGCCGCGCTGCGGCTCGACGTGCGCACGGGCACCCGGGTGACCGCGATCGACCGCGCCGCGCGCACCGTCTCGGTCACCGCGGCCACCGGCGACGACCGGATCGGGTACGACGCGCTGCTCCTGGCCCCCGGGGCGGTCGCGGTCCGCCCGCCGGTCGACGGCCTCGACCACCCCGCGGTGCACACCCTGCGGACGATCCCCGATCTCGACGCGCTGACCGCCCGGGTCGCCGCGCTGCCCGCCGGCGGTCCGCGCCGTGCCGTCGTGGTCGGGGCCGGGTTCATCGGCCTGGAGGCCGTGGAGGCCCTGGCCGCGCGCGGCCTGGACGTCGCCTTGGTGGAGCTCGCGGACCACGTGCTGCCGCCGCTCGACGCGGAGCTCGCGCCGCTCCTCGCGGACGAGCTGCTCGCGCACGGCGTCGGCCTCCACCTCGGGGTCTCGGCGACCGCGATCACCGAGGCCGAGGACGGCGCCGCGCTGGTCACCCTGTCCGACGGCACACGGCTGCCCGCCGAGGTCGTCGTGGTGAACGTCGGCGTGCGGCCCGCGAGCGAGCTCGCACGGGACGCCGGTCTCGACCTCGGCGCCCGCGGTGCGATCCGGGTGGACGGCGACCAGCGGACCTCCGACCCGCACATCTGGGCCGTCGGCGACGCCGTCGAGGTCGTCCAGGCCGTCACGGGAGACCTCGGGCCGGTGCCGCTCGCCGGGCCGGCCAACCGCCAGGGCCGGCGCGCCGCGGACGCGATGCTCGGGCGGCGCACGACCCGCCAGGCACCGGTCCTCGGCACGGCGGTCGTCCGGGTGTTCGGGTTGACGGCGGCCGTCACCGGCGCGAGCCGCGCGGCGCTGCGGCGCGCCGGCATCGCGCACGAGACCGTCCGGGTCCACCCGGGCCACCACGCCGGGTACTTCCCGGGGGCGGAGCAGGTCCACGTCCTCGCGAGCTTCGCGCCCGACGGCCGGCTGCTCGGCGCGCAGGCCGTGGGCCGCGCCGGCGTCGACAAGCGGATCGACGTCCTCGCCACCGCGCTGCGGGCCGGGATGGGCGCCGACGACCTCGCCGAGCTCGAGCTCGCCTACGCACCGCCGTACGGCTCCGCCAAGGACCCGGTCAACATGCTGGGCTTCGTCGCGCAGAACGTCCTGGACGGGACCATGCCGCAGTGGCAGCCCGACGACGCCGACGACGTCCTGGCCGGCAGCCTGGTCCTGGACGTCCGCACGCGTGCCGAGTACGACCGGGGCCACCTCGACGGCGCGGTGCACATCCCGCACACCGAGCTGCGCGACCGGATCGACGAGGTCGGGCCCTACCCCCGGTTCTTGGACACGGGGTGTGATTACGCGGCGATCGGCAGCGTAGCGGCCCGGCGGGCCTCGTAG
- a CDS encoding IS3 family transposase (programmed frameshift) has translation MARKSYSEEFRRQAVDLYESTPGATVRGIAADLGIVRGTLRHWLEVYGTGAKTAVDGSATPSPLRSKSAAASSTAPVGESPQERIARLEARVRELEVETTKLSTERAILQQAAKYFGRGDALVSRFQFVADNSATYPVKRLCELVQVERSSYYAWKAGAPARAERAAADARLEARIRKVHAADSTLGAPRVTAELNDDAPAGEQVNHKRVARVMRAAGIAGYVKKRRVRTTIPEPSGRKHPDLLKRDFTAPAPNRRYVGDITYLPIADGTNLYLATVIDCHSRRLVGWAVADHMRTELVEDALKAAAATRGTLAGALFHSDHGSVYCSKDYARVCARLGVTQSMGAVGSSADNAMAESFNATLKREVLQDDACWPDEPTCRRQVFRWLTRYNTRRRHSWCGYLSPTAYEARRAATLPIAA, from the exons ATGGCCAGGAAGAGCTACTCCGAGGAGTTCCGTCGTCAGGCCGTCGACTTGTATGAGTCCACTCCGGGCGCCACGGTGCGCGGGATCGCCGCGGACCTGGGCATCGTGCGCGGCACGCTGCGCCACTGGCTCGAGGTCTACGGCACGGGCGCCAAGACGGCCGTCGACGGGTCGGCGACGCCCAGCCCGTTGCGGTCCAAGAGCGCTGCGGCGAGCTCGACGGCGCCTGTCGGCGAGTCGCCGCAGGAGCGGATCGCCCGGCTCGAGGCCCGGGTCCGCGAGCTCGAGGTCGAGACGACCAAGCTGTCCACCGAGCGGGCGATCTTGCAGCAGGCGGCGAAGTATTTCG GCCGGGGAGACGCGCTGGTGAGTCGCTTCCAGTTCGTCGCCGACAACTCCGCCACCTACCCGGTGAAGCGACTGTGCGAGCTCGTGCAGGTCGAGCGCTCGTCCTACTACGCGTGGAAGGCTGGCGCGCCGGCGCGGGCCGAGCGCGCCGCGGCGGACGCTCGGCTCGAGGCACGGATCCGCAAGGTCCACGCCGCGGACAGCACGCTCGGCGCGCCGCGGGTCACGGCCGAGCTCAACGACGACGCGCCCGCCGGTGAGCAGGTCAACCACAAGCGCGTCGCCCGGGTGATGCGCGCGGCGGGTATCGCGGGCTACGTCAAGAAGCGTCGAGTGCGGACCACGATCCCCGAGCCGTCGGGCCGCAAGCACCCCGACCTGCTCAAGCGGGACTTCACCGCGCCGGCACCGAACCGGCGCTACGTCGGCGACATCACCTACCTGCCGATCGCCGACGGCACGAACCTCTACCTCGCCACGGTCATCGACTGCCACTCCCGCCGGCTCGTCGGGTGGGCAGTCGCCGACCACATGCGCACCGAGCTCGTCGAAGACGCGCTCAAGGCCGCCGCCGCGACCCGCGGCACCCTGGCCGGGGCGCTGTTCCACTCCGACCACGGGTCGGTCTACTGCTCGAAGGACTACGCCAGGGTCTGCGCGAGGCTCGGCGTGACCCAGTCGATGGGCGCCGTCGGGTCCTCGGCCGACAACGCGATGGCCGAGTCGTTCAACGCCACCCTCAAGCGCGAGGTCCTGCAAGACGACGCCTGCTGGCCCGACGAGCCAACCTGCCGCCGGCAGGTCTTCCGCTGGCTGACCCGCTACAACACCCGCCGCCGCCACTCCTGGTGCGGCTACCTGTCCCCGACCGCCTACGAGGCCCGCCGGGCCGCTACGCTGCCGATCGCCGCGTAA
- a CDS encoding helix-turn-helix domain-containing protein, which produces MVQRIGAGRPVAHVAAEMGVSRTTAWRWWRRFQAEGRAGLIDRPSVAHTHPRRTSPCAETRVRIARMLTRRGPVTIGRLVGLPASTVGRVLARHRVPRLADCDPVTGGLTPVLGHAESSNALGKRDDPVHGQEELLRGVPSSGRRLV; this is translated from the coding sequence ATGGTCCAGCGGATCGGTGCGGGTCGTCCGGTCGCGCATGTCGCCGCGGAGATGGGTGTCTCGCGCACCACGGCGTGGCGGTGGTGGCGCCGGTTCCAGGCTGAGGGCCGCGCCGGCCTGATCGACCGCCCGAGCGTGGCCCACACCCACCCGCGCCGTACGAGCCCTTGCGCCGAGACCCGGGTGCGGATCGCGCGGATGCTGACCCGTCGCGGACCTGTGACGATCGGGCGTCTGGTCGGGTTGCCGGCCTCGACCGTCGGGCGGGTCCTGGCCCGGCACCGGGTTCCGCGGCTGGCGGACTGCGACCCGGTCACAGGGGGCCTGACCCCGGTTCTTGGACACGCTGAATCCAGCAACGCGCTGGGGAAGCGAGATGATCCAGTTCATGGCCAGGAAGAGCTACTCCGAGGAGTTCCGTCGTCAGGCCGTCGACTTGTATGA
- the eno gene encoding phosphopyruvate hydratase, whose product MSTAFTPTGLSALEVLDSRGNPTLQVSVTLDDGRTSVAGVPSGASTGSREAVELRDGDPDRYAGKGVLTAVGHVNGEIAELLTGRRFEDLAQVDQAMIDADGTPTKARLGANAIVGVSMALARALSGDAPLWQSLAPAGVSPRLPVPHFNVLNGGAHAANDLDFQEFMIAPVGAPSFTEAVRAGAAVYARLRGLLREAGHATGLGDEGGFAPDIAAPEDVLRLLVQAITDAGYTPGREGVAIALDPAASEFYRDGAYRVNGESLSSDDMIERYATMVREFPVWSIEDGLAEGDWDGWQRMTDRMGESTQLVGDDIFVTNPAIITEAVERRVANSALIKLNQIGSVTETLAAMAVCRQAGYTQMVSHRSGETPDTFIADLTVATGCGQLKSEAPARGERVAKYNRLLEIDAAAGLPFGLTP is encoded by the coding sequence ATGAGTACCGCTTTCACCCCGACCGGCCTGTCCGCGCTGGAGGTCCTGGACTCGCGGGGCAACCCGACGCTCCAGGTCAGCGTGACGCTCGACGACGGACGCACGTCGGTCGCGGGGGTTCCGTCCGGCGCCTCGACCGGATCGCGGGAGGCGGTCGAACTGCGAGACGGTGACCCCGACCGTTACGCGGGCAAGGGAGTGCTGACCGCGGTCGGCCACGTCAACGGCGAGATCGCCGAGCTGCTGACGGGTCGCCGGTTCGAGGACCTGGCCCAGGTGGACCAGGCGATGATCGACGCCGACGGGACCCCGACCAAGGCCAGGCTCGGCGCCAACGCGATCGTCGGGGTCTCCATGGCGCTCGCCCGCGCCCTGAGCGGCGACGCCCCTTTGTGGCAGTCGCTGGCGCCGGCCGGGGTGTCCCCGCGGTTGCCGGTCCCGCACTTCAACGTCCTGAACGGGGGCGCCCACGCCGCGAACGACCTGGACTTCCAGGAGTTCATGATCGCGCCGGTCGGTGCGCCCTCGTTCACCGAGGCCGTTCGCGCCGGGGCCGCGGTGTACGCGCGGCTGCGCGGGCTGCTGCGCGAGGCCGGGCACGCCACCGGGCTGGGCGACGAGGGCGGTTTCGCCCCCGACATCGCGGCGCCCGAGGACGTCCTCAGGCTCCTGGTGCAGGCGATCACCGACGCCGGGTACACCCCCGGACGCGAGGGCGTCGCGATCGCCCTGGACCCCGCGGCGAGCGAGTTCTACCGAGACGGCGCCTACCGCGTGAACGGCGAGAGTCTGAGCAGCGACGACATGATCGAGCGATACGCCACGATGGTCCGCGAGTTCCCGGTGTGGTCGATCGAGGACGGCCTGGCCGAAGGCGACTGGGACGGCTGGCAGCGGATGACCGACCGCATGGGGGAGAGCACCCAGCTCGTCGGGGACGACATCTTCGTGACCAACCCGGCGATCATCACCGAGGCCGTGGAGCGTCGCGTGGCGAACTCGGCCCTGATCAAGCTCAACCAGATCGGCTCGGTGACAGAGACCCTCGCCGCGATGGCGGTGTGCCGCCAGGCCGGCTACACCCAGATGGTGTCCCACCGGTCCGGGGAGACCCCCGACACGTTCATCGCGGACCTGACCGTGGCCACCGGCTGCGGCCAGCTGAAGTCCGAGGCGCCGGCTCGCGGCGAGCGCGTCGCGAAGTACAACCGGCTGCTGGAGATCGACGCCGCAGCGGGTCTGCCGTTCGGCCTGACCCCCTGA
- a CDS encoding DUF302 domain-containing protein — protein sequence MKDTIAVTVEHPFHAAVAAVREALAVQGFGVLTEVDLAGTLHSKLGVDLPAQTILGACNPPLALRALQAEESIGVLLPCNITIRAIAADRTLIETLDPMAMVAVTDNERLRPVADEAATRLRAALTAVTRA from the coding sequence GTGAAGGACACCATCGCCGTCACCGTCGAGCACCCGTTCCACGCGGCGGTCGCCGCGGTGCGCGAGGCGCTGGCCGTGCAAGGTTTCGGCGTCCTGACCGAGGTCGACCTGGCCGGCACCCTGCACTCGAAGCTCGGTGTCGACCTACCCGCGCAGACGATCCTGGGCGCATGCAATCCGCCGCTGGCGCTGCGTGCGCTGCAGGCCGAGGAGTCGATCGGGGTCCTGCTGCCGTGCAACATCACCATCCGAGCGATCGCGGCGGACCGAACCTTGATCGAGACACTGGATCCCATGGCGATGGTCGCGGTCACAGACAACGAGCGCCTCCGCCCCGTCGCCGACGAAGCAGCCACACGGCTGCGAGCCGCCCTCACCGCTGTCACCAGGGCGTAA
- a CDS encoding universal stress protein has translation MRHVPQPAVDRMVDFSARPLVVGVVPDLPQLVALTALSLARAAQAPALHFAYADPTRYVVTERPDGSVVHAALDPDDAGDTWQQTQTDIERQVAATLRGAEVPWQVHYLAGRPDRALTHLARAVDAAAIVVGTRAPGAAARMHELLEGSVAVHLAHHQHRPVLTVPLSVVDWKDLKAPWKQ, from the coding sequence GTGAGGCACGTCCCGCAACCCGCCGTGGACCGCATGGTCGACTTCAGCGCGCGCCCGCTGGTCGTGGGCGTCGTCCCGGACCTGCCGCAGCTCGTCGCGCTGACCGCCCTGTCCCTGGCACGCGCCGCCCAAGCACCGGCCCTGCACTTCGCCTACGCCGACCCGACCCGGTACGTGGTGACCGAACGACCCGACGGGTCCGTCGTGCACGCAGCCCTCGACCCCGACGACGCCGGCGACACCTGGCAGCAGACGCAGACGGACATCGAACGGCAGGTCGCCGCGACGCTCCGCGGAGCCGAGGTCCCCTGGCAGGTGCACTACCTCGCGGGTCGACCCGACCGCGCCCTGACCCACCTGGCCCGCGCCGTGGACGCCGCCGCGATCGTCGTCGGTACCCGCGCACCGGGAGCCGCAGCACGCATGCACGAGCTCCTGGAGGGATCGGTCGCGGTGCACCTGGCCCACCACCAGCACCGCCCGGTCCTGACCGTTCCCCTGAGCGTCGTCGACTGGAAGGACCTCAAGGCCCCGTGGAAGCAGTGA
- a CDS encoding metal-sensitive transcriptional regulator, with product MDLDPSEMSKVVNRLKRAQGQLAAVVRMLEEGQDCEPVVTQLSAVSKALDRAGFAIIASGMKQCLSDPDNVDTLDVDKLQKLFLSLA from the coding sequence ATGGACCTCGACCCCAGCGAGATGAGCAAGGTCGTCAACCGCCTCAAGCGGGCGCAGGGCCAGCTCGCAGCCGTGGTGCGCATGCTCGAAGAAGGCCAGGACTGCGAACCCGTCGTGACCCAGCTCTCCGCGGTCTCCAAGGCCCTGGACCGCGCCGGATTCGCGATCATCGCCTCCGGCATGAAGCAGTGCCTCAGCGACCCCGACAACGTCGACACTCTCGACGTCGACAAGCTCCAGAAGCTCTTCCTGTCACTCGCCTGA
- a CDS encoding GNAT family N-acetyltransferase gives MSATLTLARMEAAHWPEVEAIYAAGIATGHATFEATTPSWEAFDAGHLAHHRHVCLDHDGSVLGWAAVSPVSARAVYAGVVEHSLYVAPAARRRGVGRMLLAELVHSTEAAGIWTIQSSVFPENTASLALHRATGFRQIGTRRRIARMSTGPLAGQWRDTVLLERRSATVAG, from the coding sequence ATGAGCGCGACGCTGACCCTCGCCCGGATGGAGGCGGCGCACTGGCCCGAGGTCGAGGCGATCTACGCCGCCGGCATCGCCACCGGGCACGCCACCTTCGAGGCCACCACCCCCAGCTGGGAGGCGTTCGACGCCGGTCACCTCGCCCACCACCGCCACGTCTGCCTCGACCACGACGGGAGCGTCCTCGGCTGGGCCGCCGTCAGTCCCGTCTCCGCCCGCGCCGTCTACGCCGGGGTGGTCGAGCACTCCCTCTACGTCGCGCCGGCCGCCCGCCGCCGCGGCGTCGGCCGGATGCTGCTCGCCGAGCTCGTCCACTCCACCGAGGCCGCCGGGATCTGGACCATCCAGTCCAGCGTCTTCCCCGAGAACACCGCCAGCCTCGCCCTGCACCGCGCCACCGGCTTCCGCCAGATTGGCACCCGCCGGCGCATCGCCCGCATGAGCACCGGACCCCTGGCCGGACAGTGGCGCGACACCGTCCTCCTCGAACGCCGCAGCGCGACCGTCGCGGGCTGA
- a CDS encoding fluoride efflux transporter FluC: MAVLVAAGATLGTTARATLESTFAPTTGAVPWVTFGINITGSFLLGALLQLLTYAGPDTGWRRTVRLGCGTGVIGGFTTYSTFILEIDQLARGGNLGAATGYMFASVSAGLAAALVAIAFVNRVAGRRSVVTA; the protein is encoded by the coding sequence ATGGCCGTACTCGTCGCCGCCGGGGCGACCCTCGGCACCACAGCCCGCGCGACCCTCGAGTCGACGTTCGCCCCCACCACCGGGGCCGTGCCCTGGGTGACCTTCGGCATCAACATCACCGGGTCGTTCCTGCTCGGAGCACTCCTGCAGCTCCTGACCTACGCAGGGCCGGACACCGGCTGGCGGCGAACCGTACGTCTCGGGTGCGGCACCGGGGTCATCGGCGGATTCACCACCTACAGCACCTTCATCCTCGAGATCGACCAGCTCGCCCGCGGCGGCAACCTCGGCGCCGCGACCGGCTACATGTTCGCCAGCGTGTCCGCCGGGCTCGCGGCGGCCCTCGTGGCTATCGCCTTCGTCAACCGCGTCGCGGGACGACGTTCGGTGGTGACGGCATGA
- a CDS encoding MFS transporter — protein sequence MARHRPPRTPQRDRRGLTATPPHPAAPTERRAWHVVTALAISSLVTYGALTYAFAVLLVPVAAALDATLATVTGAFSVALLVSAAAAVPVGRALDRFGGRPVLVIGTTLGALTLLTWSYVQTVTGLYATFVLMGLAWAGAHYEPAFVIINRWFGADRARPLFAVTVVAGFAATVAMPATRALLDVGGWRWALRVLAAVLAACVVVQLGVVRSAPLPAEPAGSGTRPRPWPSAESRAARTAAAPRPGVEVAWLTLAAAAAAAAVSIVTVHLVAYLTGRGTDPLTAAVAAGSLGIMSVTGRILFTAAAARLGVARTSATMVALQAAGVAALLWLPGTAGLVVLTRTVVDVRRDLRVEWELSDGSLEHTEVSRVPR from the coding sequence GTGGCGCGACACCGTCCTCCTCGAACGCCGCAGCGCGACCGTCGCGGGCTGACGGCCACGCCGCCGCACCCCGCCGCACCGACCGAGCGGCGCGCCTGGCACGTCGTCACCGCCCTGGCGATCTCCTCCCTGGTCACCTACGGCGCCCTCACCTACGCCTTCGCCGTCCTCCTCGTGCCGGTCGCCGCCGCGCTCGACGCGACGCTCGCCACCGTGACCGGCGCCTTCTCCGTCGCGCTGCTCGTCAGCGCCGCCGCCGCCGTGCCCGTCGGACGCGCCCTCGACCGGTTCGGCGGCCGACCCGTTCTGGTGATCGGCACGACGCTCGGCGCCCTGACCCTGCTGACCTGGTCGTACGTGCAGACCGTGACCGGCCTCTACGCCACCTTCGTGCTGATGGGACTGGCATGGGCGGGCGCGCACTACGAGCCCGCCTTCGTCATCATCAACCGCTGGTTCGGGGCCGACCGTGCCCGGCCCCTGTTCGCCGTCACCGTGGTCGCCGGGTTCGCCGCCACCGTCGCGATGCCCGCCACGCGGGCACTCCTCGACGTCGGCGGGTGGCGCTGGGCCCTGCGGGTGCTCGCGGCCGTGCTGGCCGCCTGCGTCGTGGTGCAGCTCGGCGTCGTCCGCAGCGCCCCGCTCCCCGCGGAGCCCGCCGGTTCGGGGACACGGCCGCGTCCCTGGCCATCTGCGGAGAGCCGTGCCGCGCGCACGGCTGCCGCACCCAGGCCGGGCGTGGAGGTCGCCTGGCTCACCCTCGCGGCGGCCGCCGCGGCCGCGGCAGTCTCGATCGTCACCGTGCACCTGGTCGCCTACCTGACCGGCCGCGGCACCGACCCCCTGACCGCCGCCGTAGCCGCCGGCTCCCTCGGCATCATGTCCGTCACCGGGCGCATCCTGTTCACCGCCGCGGCTGCCCGTCTCGGCGTCGCCAGGACCAGTGCCACCATGGTCGCGCTCCAGGCCGCAGGGGTCGCCGCACTCCTCTGGCTCCCGGGCACGGCCGGGCTAGTTGTACTGACCCGGACCGTTGTTGACGTGAGGAGAGACCTCCGGGTCGAGTGGGAGCTGTCTGACGGCTCTCTCGAGCACACGGAGGTCTCTCGTGTCCCACGCTAA
- a CDS encoding fluoride efflux transporter FluC, with protein sequence MTALWLALAGGLGAAARFLLDTVIARHNRLSTPIGTIVVNVTACMLLGLLTGWAVGDPARGDLKTILGVGFLGGYSTFSTASVEGARLVVQGRRWTALGHAGSMLVLSILGSSLGLYLGGIAQQSW encoded by the coding sequence ATGACCGCGCTCTGGCTCGCCCTGGCCGGTGGCCTCGGCGCGGCAGCACGGTTCCTGCTCGACACGGTCATCGCCCGGCACAACCGGCTCTCCACCCCGATCGGCACCATCGTGGTGAACGTGACCGCCTGCATGCTGCTCGGCCTGCTCACCGGGTGGGCGGTCGGCGACCCCGCCCGTGGAGACCTGAAGACGATCCTCGGTGTCGGTTTCCTCGGGGGGTACTCGACGTTCTCCACCGCCAGCGTCGAGGGCGCCCGCCTAGTGGTCCAGGGACGGAGATGGACTGCCCTCGGCCACGCCGGCTCGATGCTGGTTCTGAGCATCCTCGGCTCCAGCCTCGGTCTCTACCTCGGTGGCATCGCGCAGCAGTCCTGGTGA